From a single Streptomyces liliifuscus genomic region:
- the carB gene encoding carbamoyl-phosphate synthase large subunit — MPKRTDIQSVLVIGSGPIVIGQAAEFDYSGTQACRVLKAEGLRVILVNSNPATIMTDPEIADATYVEPITPEFVEKIIAKERPDTLLPTLGGQTALNTAISMHEQGVLEKYGVELIGANVEAINKGEDRDLFKDVVEAVREKIGHGESARSVICHSMDDVIQGVETLGGYPVVVRPSFTMGGAGSGFAHDEEELRRIAGQGLTLSPTTEVLLEESILGWKEYELELMRDKNDNVVVVCSIENFDPMGVHTGDSITVAPAMTLTDREYQRLRDIGIAIIREVGVDTGGCNIQFAVNPDDGRIIVIEMNPRVSRSSALASKATGFPIAKIAAKLAVGYTLDEIPNDITEKTPASFEPTLDYVVVKAPRFAFEKFPSADSTLTTTMKSVGEAMAIGRNFTEALQKALRSLERKGSQFTFVGEPGDKALLLEEAVRPTDGRINSVMQAIRAGATPEEVFDATKIDPWFVDQLFLIKEIADELAAADKLDPELLAEAKRHGFSDVQIGEIRGLREDVVREVRHALGVRPVYKTVDTCAAEFAAKTPYFYSSYDEESEVAPREKPAVIILGSGPNRIGQGIEFDYSCVHASFALSDAGYETVMVNCNPETVSTDYDTSDRLYFEPLTLEDVLEIVHAETLAGPIAGVIVQLGGQTPLGLSQALKDNGVPVVGTPPEAIHAAEDRGAFGQVLAEAGLPAPKHGTATTFAGAKAIADEIGYPVLVRPSYVLGGRGMEIVYDETRLASYIEESTEISPSRPVLVDRFLDDAIEIDVDALYDGHELYLGGVMEHIEEAGIHSGDSACALPPITLGGFDIKRLRASTEAIARGVGVRGLINIQFALAGDILYVLEANPRASRTVPFTSKATAVPLAKAAARISLGATVAELRAEGLLPAVGDGGELPLDAPISVKEAVMPWSRFRDIHGRGVDTILGPEMRSTGEVMGIDSVFGTAYAKSQAGAYGPLPTKGRAFISVANRDKRSMIFPARELVAHGFELLATSGTAEVLKRNGINATVVRKQSEGEGPNGEKTIVQLIHEGEVDLIVNTPYGTGGRLDGYDIRTAAVARSVPCLTTVQALAAAVQGIDALNRGDVGVRSLQEHAEHLTAARS; from the coding sequence GTGCCTAAGCGCACCGACATCCAGTCCGTCCTGGTCATCGGCTCCGGCCCGATCGTCATCGGCCAGGCCGCCGAGTTCGACTACTCCGGCACCCAGGCCTGCCGCGTCCTCAAGGCCGAGGGCCTGCGGGTGATCCTCGTCAACTCCAACCCGGCGACGATCATGACCGACCCGGAGATCGCCGACGCGACGTACGTCGAGCCGATCACCCCGGAGTTCGTCGAGAAGATCATCGCCAAGGAGCGGCCGGACACCCTGCTGCCGACGCTCGGCGGCCAGACCGCCCTCAACACCGCGATCTCCATGCACGAGCAGGGTGTGCTGGAGAAGTACGGTGTCGAGCTGATCGGCGCCAACGTCGAGGCGATCAACAAGGGCGAGGACCGCGACCTCTTCAAGGACGTTGTCGAGGCCGTCCGCGAGAAGATCGGGCACGGCGAGTCCGCCCGCTCGGTCATCTGCCACTCGATGGACGACGTGATCCAGGGCGTCGAGACGCTCGGCGGCTACCCCGTCGTCGTCCGGCCCTCCTTCACCATGGGCGGCGCCGGCTCCGGCTTCGCGCACGACGAGGAGGAACTGCGCCGGATCGCGGGCCAGGGCCTCACGCTCTCGCCGACCACCGAGGTGCTCCTGGAGGAGTCCATCCTCGGCTGGAAGGAGTACGAGCTGGAGCTGATGCGCGACAAGAACGACAACGTCGTGGTCGTCTGCTCCATCGAGAACTTCGACCCGATGGGCGTCCACACCGGCGACTCGATCACCGTGGCGCCCGCGATGACGCTGACCGACCGCGAGTACCAGCGCCTGCGCGACATCGGCATCGCGATCATCCGTGAGGTCGGCGTCGACACCGGCGGCTGCAACATCCAGTTCGCGGTGAACCCGGACGACGGCCGCATCATCGTCATCGAGATGAACCCGCGGGTGTCGCGCTCCTCGGCCCTCGCGTCGAAGGCCACCGGCTTTCCGATCGCCAAGATCGCCGCCAAGCTGGCCGTCGGCTACACCCTCGACGAGATCCCGAACGACATCACGGAGAAGACCCCGGCGTCCTTCGAGCCCACGCTCGACTACGTGGTCGTCAAGGCCCCGCGGTTCGCCTTCGAGAAGTTCCCCTCCGCCGACTCCACGCTGACCACGACCATGAAGTCGGTCGGCGAGGCCATGGCGATCGGCCGCAACTTCACCGAGGCGCTGCAGAAGGCGCTGCGGTCGCTGGAGCGGAAGGGCTCGCAGTTCACGTTCGTCGGCGAGCCCGGTGACAAGGCCCTTCTTCTGGAAGAGGCCGTCCGGCCGACCGACGGGCGCATCAACTCCGTCATGCAGGCCATCCGCGCGGGCGCCACGCCCGAGGAGGTCTTCGACGCCACGAAGATCGACCCGTGGTTCGTGGACCAGCTGTTCCTGATCAAGGAGATCGCGGACGAGCTGGCCGCCGCCGACAAGCTGGACCCGGAGCTGCTCGCCGAGGCCAAGCGCCACGGCTTCTCCGACGTCCAGATCGGTGAGATCCGCGGCCTGCGCGAGGACGTGGTGCGCGAGGTGCGGCACGCGCTGGGCGTGCGCCCGGTCTACAAGACAGTCGACACCTGTGCCGCCGAGTTCGCGGCGAAGACGCCGTACTTCTACTCCTCGTACGACGAGGAGTCCGAGGTCGCCCCGCGCGAGAAGCCCGCGGTGATCATCCTCGGCTCCGGTCCGAACCGCATCGGCCAGGGCATCGAGTTCGACTACTCCTGCGTCCACGCCTCCTTCGCGCTGAGCGACGCGGGCTACGAGACGGTGATGGTCAACTGCAACCCGGAGACCGTCTCCACGGACTACGACACCTCCGACCGCCTGTACTTCGAGCCGCTCACGCTCGAGGACGTGCTGGAGATCGTCCACGCGGAGACCCTCGCCGGACCGATCGCGGGCGTGATCGTCCAGCTCGGCGGACAGACGCCGCTTGGCCTCTCGCAGGCGCTCAAGGACAACGGCGTGCCGGTCGTGGGCACTCCGCCCGAGGCCATCCACGCCGCCGAGGACCGCGGCGCCTTCGGCCAGGTCCTCGCCGAGGCCGGCCTCCCCGCGCCGAAGCACGGCACCGCCACCACCTTCGCCGGGGCCAAGGCCATCGCCGACGAGATCGGCTACCCCGTCCTCGTCCGGCCGTCGTACGTGCTCGGCGGGCGCGGCATGGAGATCGTGTACGACGAGACGCGGCTGGCCTCGTACATCGAGGAGTCCACCGAGATCAGCCCGTCCCGGCCGGTCCTGGTCGACCGCTTCCTGGACGACGCGATCGAGATCGACGTGGACGCGCTGTACGACGGCCACGAGCTGTACCTCGGCGGAGTCATGGAGCACATCGAGGAAGCCGGCATCCACTCCGGCGACTCGGCGTGCGCGCTGCCCCCGATCACACTGGGCGGCTTCGACATCAAGCGCCTGAGGGCCTCCACGGAGGCCATCGCTCGCGGAGTGGGCGTGCGCGGACTGATCAACATCCAGTTCGCGCTGGCGGGCGACATCCTGTACGTCCTCGAAGCCAACCCGCGTGCCTCGCGCACCGTTCCCTTCACCTCGAAGGCGACCGCGGTGCCGCTGGCGAAGGCCGCCGCCCGGATCTCGCTGGGCGCGACCGTCGCCGAACTGCGCGCCGAGGGGCTGCTGCCGGCCGTCGGTGACGGCGGTGAACTGCCGCTGGACGCCCCGATCTCCGTCAAGGAGGCCGTCATGCCGTGGTCGCGCTTCCGCGACATCCACGGCCGTGGCGTCGACACGATCCTCGGCCCGGAGATGCGCTCCACCGGCGAGGTCATGGGCATCGACTCGGTGTTCGGCACGGCGTACGCCAAGTCCCAGGCGGGCGCATACGGTCCGCTGCCGACCAAGGGCCGTGCCTTCATCTCGGTCGCCAACCGGGACAAGCGCTCGATGATCTTCCCGGCGCGTGAACTGGTCGCCCACGGCTTCGAGTTGCTCGCCACGTCCGGCACGGCCGAGGTGCTCAAGCGCAACGGCATCAACGCCACCGTGGTGCGCAAGCAGTCCGAGGGCGAGGGCCCGAACGGCGAGAAGACGATCGTCCAGCTCATCCACGAGGGCGAGGTCGACCTCATCGTCAACACGCCGTACGGCACCGGGGGTCGCCTCGACGGCTATGACATCCGTACGGCGGCGGTGGCCCGTTCGGTGCCCTGCCTGACGACCGTCCAGGCGCTTGCCGCGGCCGTCCAGGGCATCGACGCGCTCAACCGCGGTGACGTGGGCGTGCGTTCCCTCCAGGAACACGCCGAGCATCTGACCGCGGCTCGTAGCTAG
- a CDS encoding PH-like domain-containing protein, with translation MTSLTPIAAQITADIAAEQKSAEVTDWAARIGWLVGLVLFIALVYWLMREGWKWRGALQGDLPELPTAPEEPGEARLTMSGRYHGSTTAGQWLDRIVAHGLGTRSRAEVTLTDEGLDVVRPGAADFFVPVAQLREARLDKGIAGKVLTEGGLLVITWEHGDRLIDSGFRSDHAAEHNEWVDTLNHMINTSDKSDKTEGAR, from the coding sequence GTGACATCACTCACCCCCATTGCAGCGCAGATCACGGCGGACATCGCCGCGGAACAGAAGTCCGCGGAGGTGACCGACTGGGCCGCCCGCATCGGCTGGCTCGTCGGCCTCGTCCTGTTCATCGCGCTCGTCTACTGGCTGATGCGCGAGGGCTGGAAGTGGCGCGGCGCACTCCAGGGCGACCTTCCGGAGCTGCCCACCGCGCCGGAAGAGCCCGGCGAGGCCAGACTGACGATGAGCGGCCGCTACCACGGCTCCACCACTGCCGGGCAGTGGCTCGACCGCATCGTGGCGCACGGACTGGGCACCCGCAGCCGGGCCGAGGTCACGCTGACGGACGAGGGTCTCGATGTCGTACGCCCCGGAGCCGCCGACTTCTTCGTGCCCGTCGCGCAACTGCGTGAGGCCCGGCTCGACAAGGGCATCGCGGGCAAGGTCCTCACCGAGGGCGGGCTCCTCGTCATCACCTGGGAGCACGGCGACCGGCTGATCGACTCCGGCTTCCGCTCCGACCACGCGGCCGAACACAACGAGTGGGTCGACACCCTGAACCACATGATCAACACGAGCGACAAGAGCGACAAGACGGAAGGCGCACGATGA
- the carA gene encoding glutamine-hydrolyzing carbamoyl-phosphate synthase small subunit, which produces MTTSIQGTASQRRKAAPAVLVLEDGRTFRGRAYGAVGVTFGEAVFSTGMTGYQETLTDPSYHRQVVVMTAPHVGNTGVNDDDPESKRIWVAGYVVRDPARVPSNWRSRRSLDEELVRQGVVGISGIDTRALTRHLRERGAMRVGIFSGNALPDEGTMLAEVRQAPEMKGASLYEEVATKETYVVPAIGEKKYTVAAVDLGIKGMTPHRMAERGIEVHVLPATASVEDIYAVEPDGVFFSNGPGDPEQAEHPVSLMRAVLERRTPLFGICFGNQILGRALGFGTYKLKYGHRGINQPVQDRTTGKVEVTAHNHGFAVDAPLDKVSETPYGRAEVSHVCLNDQVVEGLQLLDQPAFSVQYHPEAAAGPHDAAYLFDRFTSLMDTVLMEGQRA; this is translated from the coding sequence ATGACGACCTCCATCCAGGGAACCGCCTCACAGAGGCGAAAGGCGGCTCCCGCCGTACTCGTCCTGGAGGACGGCCGGACCTTCCGCGGCCGCGCCTACGGGGCCGTGGGGGTGACCTTCGGCGAAGCGGTGTTCTCCACCGGCATGACCGGCTACCAGGAGACCCTCACCGACCCGTCGTACCACCGCCAGGTCGTCGTGATGACCGCCCCGCACGTCGGCAACACCGGCGTGAACGACGACGACCCCGAGTCGAAGCGCATCTGGGTCGCCGGTTACGTCGTACGGGACCCCGCGCGCGTGCCCTCCAACTGGCGCTCCCGGCGCTCGCTGGACGAGGAGCTCGTCCGGCAGGGCGTCGTGGGCATCAGCGGGATCGACACCCGTGCGCTCACCCGCCATCTGCGCGAGCGCGGCGCCATGCGCGTCGGCATCTTCTCCGGCAACGCGCTGCCCGACGAGGGCACCATGCTCGCCGAGGTGCGCCAGGCCCCCGAGATGAAGGGCGCCAGCCTCTACGAGGAAGTGGCCACCAAGGAGACGTACGTCGTCCCCGCGATCGGCGAGAAGAAGTACACCGTCGCCGCCGTGGACCTCGGTATCAAGGGCATGACCCCGCACCGCATGGCCGAGCGCGGCATCGAGGTGCACGTGCTGCCCGCGACGGCGAGCGTCGAGGACATCTACGCGGTCGAGCCGGACGGCGTGTTCTTCTCCAACGGTCCCGGCGACCCGGAGCAGGCCGAGCACCCCGTCTCCTTGATGCGTGCCGTCCTGGAGCGGAGGACCCCGCTCTTCGGCATCTGCTTCGGCAACCAGATCCTCGGCCGCGCCCTCGGCTTCGGCACGTACAAGCTGAAGTACGGCCACCGGGGCATCAACCAGCCGGTGCAGGACCGTACGACCGGCAAGGTCGAGGTCACCGCGCACAACCACGGGTTCGCCGTCGACGCGCCGCTCGACAAGGTCTCCGAGACCCCCTACGGACGTGCCGAGGTCTCGCACGTCTGTCTGAACGACCAGGTCGTCGAGGGGCTTCAGCTGCTCGACCAGCCGGCGTTCAGCGTCCAGTACCACCCTGAAGCGGCAGCCGGCCCGCACGACGCCGCCTACCTGTTCGACCGCTTCACGTCTTTGATGGACACAGTCCTGATGGAGGGCCAGCGTGCCTAA
- a CDS encoding dihydroorotase: MSKILIRGAKVLGGEPQDVLIDGSEIAAVGSGLSAEGAEVVEADGKVLLPGLVDLHTHLREPGREDSETVLTGTRAAASGGYTAVFAMANTFPVADTAGVVEQVYRLGQEHGYCDVQPIGAVTVGLEGKKLAELGAMHESAAGVTVFSDDGKCVDDAVIMRRALEYVKAFGGVVAQHAQEPRLTEGAQMNEGVVSAELGLGGWPAVAEESIIARDVLLAEHVGSRVHICHLSTAGSVEIVRWAKSRGIDVTAEVTPHHLLLTDELVRSYNPVYKVNPPLRTERDVMALREALADGTIDIVATDHAPHPHEDKDCEWAAAAMGMVGLETALSVVQQTMVETGLLDWAGVADRMSFRPAGIGRAQGHGRPVSAGEPANLTLVDTAYRGAVDPAGFASRSRNTPYEGRELPGRVTHTWLRGRATLVDGKLA, encoded by the coding sequence ATGAGCAAGATCCTTATCCGTGGTGCGAAGGTGCTCGGCGGCGAGCCGCAGGACGTCCTGATCGACGGTTCCGAGATCGCGGCCGTGGGCAGCGGCCTGTCGGCCGAGGGCGCCGAGGTCGTCGAGGCCGACGGCAAGGTGCTCCTGCCGGGGCTCGTGGACCTGCACACCCATCTGCGCGAGCCGGGCCGAGAGGACTCCGAGACCGTCCTGACCGGTACGCGCGCGGCGGCCAGCGGCGGCTACACCGCCGTGTTCGCCATGGCCAACACCTTCCCGGTCGCCGACACCGCCGGTGTCGTCGAGCAGGTCTACCGGCTGGGCCAGGAGCACGGCTACTGCGACGTGCAGCCCATCGGCGCCGTCACCGTCGGCCTGGAGGGCAAGAAGCTCGCCGAGCTGGGCGCGATGCACGAGTCCGCCGCCGGCGTCACGGTTTTCTCCGACGACGGCAAGTGCGTCGACGACGCCGTGATCATGCGGCGCGCTCTCGAATACGTGAAGGCCTTCGGCGGGGTCGTCGCCCAGCACGCGCAGGAGCCCCGGCTCACCGAGGGCGCCCAGATGAACGAGGGCGTCGTCTCCGCCGAGCTGGGCCTGGGCGGCTGGCCCGCGGTGGCCGAGGAATCGATCATCGCCCGGGACGTCCTGCTCGCCGAGCACGTCGGATCGCGCGTGCACATCTGCCACCTGTCGACCGCGGGATCGGTGGAGATCGTGCGCTGGGCGAAGTCCCGCGGCATCGACGTCACCGCCGAGGTCACCCCGCACCACCTCCTCCTCACCGACGAGCTGGTGCGCTCGTACAACCCCGTCTACAAGGTCAACCCGCCCCTGCGCACCGAGCGCGACGTGATGGCCCTGCGCGAGGCGCTCGCCGACGGCACGATCGACATCGTCGCCACCGACCACGCCCCGCACCCGCACGAGGACAAGGACTGCGAGTGGGCCGCGGCCGCCATGGGCATGGTGGGCCTGGAGACCGCGCTGTCCGTCGTCCAGCAGACGATGGTCGAGACCGGGCTGCTGGACTGGGCAGGCGTCGCCGACCGCATGTCGTTCAGGCCCGCCGGCATCGGCCGGGCGCAGGGCCACGGCCGTCCCGTCTCGGCAGGCGAGCCCGCCAACCTCACCCTTGTCGACACGGCATACCGTGGAGCCGTGGACCCCGCGGGCTTCGCTTCGCGCAGCCGCAACACTCCGTACGAGGGTCGTGAGCTGCCGGGCCGTGTCACGCACACGTGGCTGCGGGGCAGGGCCACGCTCGTCGACGGGAAGCTCGCGTGA